The following proteins come from a genomic window of Leptospira andrefontaineae:
- a CDS encoding PAS domain-containing sensor histidine kinase — protein MVGEDLRFDTEIGLFQIIVSQTSDAILVTDAVLDETGPSIVFVNPAFCELTGYRAEELIGGSPKILFGKETDRRILQNLKNCLLRGDSYSSSTINYKKDGTKYHSEWKVSPVKDQDGNITNLLSIQRDISEKIRREELTAKRLRSEMGLTAASQILLNTTHESFTIERAIEHFLVLVEAERIYLYKKTANPDVLALQAEIKSPYSSATLAETYPEISLSTKFARWKPYLLRNDIIEFRAADLLDSEKSFYQGRRTDTFFLFPIRMSGDWFGFLGMEFFQHELGPEEKFTFRTFVDLLGFYLERMSILEELKIHKENLEETVIKRTKELSVQKEKAEAASTAKSDFLANMSHELRTPLNAIIGLSKLIKIEDESSNDRRYLDLIHKSGLHLLGLINDILELSKLNAGKSSFYFSEMDLRKELEQVVEFLEPELIRKHIHLVWNDTEELVSMIWGDPKRIRQIFLNLVGNAVKFTTEQGSIYLSIKRDGKDWLIEITDTGIGIPEADQKKIFDAFYQVRNSKSRDTEGTGLGLSIVLKLVEAHGGSISVKSQQGIGTTFYLNLPILEQTPKQFKPRKNFAGAYPDKLKNFCFIQLELSNQKNAELLTHFFKKQNQPLLFKELRKDKKIVLFQDSNLPLQERISEIWKTILILPEETQDFEKKYSKENFDFVLSQPISLDELKLVLEELADQIHD, from the coding sequence ATGGTCGGGGAAGATCTACGGTTCGACACAGAAATCGGACTTTTTCAAATTATCGTTTCCCAAACTTCGGACGCAATTCTCGTTACAGACGCTGTTCTAGATGAGACCGGACCATCTATTGTCTTCGTAAATCCAGCATTCTGCGAGCTAACTGGTTATAGAGCCGAGGAGTTGATAGGAGGTTCTCCTAAAATTTTATTTGGCAAAGAAACCGACAGAAGAATATTACAAAATCTTAAAAATTGCTTATTGCGTGGAGACTCCTACTCTTCTTCCACGATTAATTATAAAAAAGACGGTACCAAATATCATTCAGAATGGAAAGTTTCTCCGGTAAAGGACCAAGATGGAAATATTACGAATTTATTATCTATCCAGAGAGATATTAGCGAGAAAATCAGAAGAGAAGAATTAACCGCGAAAAGGCTCAGGTCCGAAATGGGCCTTACCGCGGCTTCTCAGATCTTATTGAACACAACCCATGAAAGTTTTACTATAGAAAGGGCTATCGAACATTTTTTAGTATTGGTAGAGGCTGAAAGGATCTACTTATATAAGAAAACAGCAAACCCGGATGTACTTGCTTTACAAGCGGAGATCAAAAGTCCGTATTCAAGCGCAACTCTTGCTGAAACTTATCCTGAAATTTCACTCTCTACAAAGTTTGCCAGATGGAAACCATACCTTCTCAGAAATGATATAATAGAATTTCGTGCTGCCGATCTTCTTGATTCTGAAAAATCCTTCTACCAAGGAAGAAGGACTGATACTTTCTTTCTATTTCCTATCAGGATGTCCGGAGATTGGTTCGGATTTCTGGGAATGGAATTCTTCCAACATGAATTAGGTCCAGAGGAAAAATTTACCTTTCGCACATTCGTAGACCTTCTAGGTTTCTATCTGGAAAGAATGTCCATCTTAGAAGAGCTAAAGATCCATAAAGAAAATCTAGAAGAAACAGTAATCAAGAGGACCAAAGAACTTTCTGTTCAAAAAGAAAAGGCGGAAGCTGCAAGTACAGCTAAAAGTGATTTTCTCGCCAATATGAGCCATGAACTTCGTACTCCCCTAAATGCGATCATCGGACTTTCAAAATTAATCAAAATCGAAGATGAAAGTTCTAACGATAGAAGATATTTGGATCTGATCCATAAATCAGGATTACATCTATTAGGTTTAATTAATGATATTCTAGAACTTTCAAAACTGAATGCCGGAAAATCCTCCTTCTACTTTTCTGAAATGGATCTTAGAAAGGAATTGGAACAGGTAGTAGAGTTCTTAGAGCCTGAACTTATAAGAAAACATATCCATTTAGTTTGGAATGATACTGAAGAACTTGTTTCTATGATCTGGGGAGACCCAAAACGAATTCGACAGATCTTTTTGAATTTGGTTGGAAACGCAGTTAAATTCACAACAGAACAAGGTTCCATCTATCTTTCAATCAAGAGAGATGGAAAAGATTGGTTAATAGAGATCACAGACACTGGTATTGGTATACCGGAAGCGGACCAGAAAAAGATTTTCGATGCATTCTATCAGGTCAGAAATTCAAAATCCAGAGATACAGAAGGAACCGGACTTGGACTTTCTATCGTTCTAAAGTTAGTGGAGGCACATGGGGGAAGTATTTCCGTCAAAAGCCAACAAGGTATCGGAACGACTTTCTATTTGAATCTTCCCATACTAGAGCAAACTCCCAAACAATTTAAACCGAGGAAAAACTTTGCAGGAGCTTATCCTGACAAATTAAAAAATTTCTGTTTTATTCAATTGGAATTATCCAATCAGAAAAACGCAGAACTTCTCACCCATTTTTTTAAAAAACAAAATCAACCATTACTGTTTAAAGAACTTCGAAAAGATAAGAAGATCGTTCTATTCCAAGATTCTAATTTACCTCTACAGGAAAGAATATCGGAAATTTGGAAAACAATTCTTATTCTTCCGGAAGAAACTCAAGATTTTGAAAAAAAATATTCCAAGGAGAATTTTGACTTCGTTTTATCCCAACCAATCTCCTTGGACGAATTAAAATTAGTATTAGAAGAATTGGCGGACCAAATCCATGACTAA
- the ispH gene encoding 4-hydroxy-3-methylbut-2-enyl diphosphate reductase, with protein sequence MLEKIYLANPRGFCAGVKYAISYVEQVQSNSEEQIYVRKEIVHNRRVVEDMKKRGIKFINELGEAPDGSTVVFSAHGVSPEVVEEAKRRGMKIGDATCPLVTRVHRKARRYKDSHQIIYIGHQGHDEAIGTMGEARMFLVESPEDVQKLVGRLDVNKPITYLMQTTLSVADTKLVVEKIAELFPSVEHPAKDDICYATTERQEAVSSMMEAIDAMMVIGADNSSNSLRLLQLAQKSKPSSFKVSSLEELNKDYIANSGIKILGITAGASTPQILVDEIISKLIQFYPQAILDLFPGSREDSMSFKLPANLLM encoded by the coding sequence ATGCTTGAAAAAATCTATCTAGCGAATCCCCGCGGTTTCTGTGCGGGGGTCAAATACGCAATTTCCTACGTGGAACAGGTCCAGTCGAATTCCGAGGAACAGATCTATGTCCGCAAAGAGATCGTTCATAACCGAAGAGTCGTGGAAGATATGAAAAAAAGAGGCATCAAATTTATTAACGAATTAGGCGAAGCACCGGACGGTTCTACAGTCGTTTTCTCAGCTCATGGAGTTTCTCCGGAAGTGGTAGAAGAAGCAAAACGTAGAGGTATGAAGATCGGGGATGCGACCTGCCCTTTGGTCACCAGAGTTCACAGAAAAGCGCGCAGATATAAAGACTCTCACCAAATCATCTATATTGGTCACCAAGGACATGACGAAGCGATAGGAACTATGGGAGAAGCCCGGATGTTCTTAGTAGAATCCCCTGAAGATGTCCAAAAATTGGTCGGAAGATTGGACGTTAATAAACCAATCACCTATCTTATGCAGACCACCTTATCAGTGGCAGACACCAAACTAGTGGTGGAGAAGATTGCAGAATTATTCCCAAGCGTAGAACACCCAGCCAAAGACGATATCTGCTACGCAACCACAGAAAGACAAGAAGCAGTTTCTTCCATGATGGAAGCGATTGATGCAATGATGGTGATCGGAGCAGATAATAGTTCCAATTCGCTTAGGCTTTTACAATTAGCCCAAAAGTCCAAACCTTCCTCTTTCAAAGTCAGTTCTCTCGAAGAATTAAATAAAGATTATATAGCAAATTCAGGGATCAAGATCCTGGGTATCACTGCTGGAGCTTCCACGCCTCAGATATTGGTGGATGAGATAATTTCTAAACTTATACAATTTTACCCGCAGGCAATTTTGGATCTTTTCCCTGGCTCAAGAGAGGATTCTATGAGCTTCAAATTACCTGCGAATCTTTTGATGTAG
- a CDS encoding flagellin, producing the protein MIINHNISAIFAHRTLKFNSESMNKDIEKLSSGMRINRAGDDASGLAVSEKMRTQVGGLRRAEQNTEDGMSLIQTAEGYLQETHEVVQRIRVLAVQAANGIYTEEDRQQIQVEVSQLVDEIDRIASQAEFNKMKLLTGAFARLNPTASMWFHMGANMHQRERVYIETMNTAALGLRNPTVLTFISLSTAGKANSVIGLADDALRLISKQRADLGAYYNRLEHAAKGLMNAYENIQAAESRIRDTDMAEQMTSFTRYQILTQAATAMLAQANMKPQTVLQLLK; encoded by the coding sequence ATGATTATTAACCACAATATCAGTGCCATCTTCGCTCACAGAACTTTGAAGTTCAATAGCGAAAGCATGAACAAAGACATCGAAAAGTTGTCTTCCGGTATGAGAATCAACCGTGCAGGTGATGATGCATCCGGTTTGGCCGTGTCTGAAAAAATGAGGACACAGGTTGGAGGTTTGCGCAGGGCGGAACAAAACACTGAAGACGGTATGTCTTTGATCCAAACAGCAGAAGGGTATCTGCAAGAAACCCATGAAGTTGTTCAAAGGATCCGTGTGCTTGCTGTGCAAGCTGCGAACGGTATTTATACCGAAGAAGACCGTCAACAAATACAAGTAGAAGTATCTCAGTTGGTCGACGAGATCGACAGGATTGCTTCTCAGGCCGAGTTCAACAAAATGAAACTCCTTACTGGAGCTTTTGCTCGTTTGAACCCGACCGCAAGTATGTGGTTCCACATGGGTGCTAACATGCACCAAAGAGAAAGAGTGTATATCGAAACGATGAACACTGCGGCTCTGGGCTTAAGAAACCCGACCGTTCTGACTTTCATCTCTCTTTCTACGGCGGGAAAAGCGAACTCCGTAATCGGACTTGCTGACGATGCTCTTAGATTAATTTCTAAACAAAGAGCTGACTTGGGAGCTTATTACAACCGTCTGGAACATGCTGCTAAGGGACTCATGAACGCTTATGAGAACATCCAAGCGGCTGAATCGAGAATTCGTGACACTGATATGGCTGAGCAAATGACCAGCTTTACCAGATATCAAATTCTGACTCAAGCTGCTACTGCGATGCTCGCTCAGGCGAACATGAAACCGCAAACCGTGCTCCAGCTATTGAAGTAA